The genomic region CCTAGACTACAGCATCAGGAGAACTGCCGTTGACCTGAACATTCCAATCATCCTCAACGGAAGGTTGGGGAAGGAGGTCTCCCAGGCAATGTTACTCAACGAGATGACCTTTTATGAGATGAGGAGGTATGGAGGTGGAATCTAATGAAGGTAGCCCTGATTGTAGACATAGTTAGGCAAGAGGAAAAGCTTCTAGTTAAGGCGCTCAACGATAAGCAGGTTAGTTACGACGTAATTAACGTGGCTCAAGAGCCATTGCCGTTTAACAGGGCGTTGGGTCGATACGACGTAGCCATAATTAGGGCAGTTAGCATGTATAGGTCACTATACGCCGCTGCCGTCCTGGAGGGAACCGGGGTTCATACGATTAACTCCACAGACGTGATAAGCGTAGCTGGAGACAAGATATTGACATACTCCAAGCTCTTCAGGGCAGGAATACCCGTTCCACAGTCCATCATAGCCATGTCACCGGACTCGGTGATGAAGGCATATGAACAGATTGGATTCCCCCTCATTGACAAACCACCAATTGGTAGCTGGGGAAGGATGGTCTCCCTCATCAGGGATATCATCGAGGGGAAGACCATAATAGAACACAGGGAAATGATGGGGAATTCCGCACTGAAGGTTCACATAGTCCAAGAATACATTACAGGGAAAAACAGGGACATAAGATGTATAGTGATGGGGAATGAGCTCCTAGGATGCTACGCCAGGAACATACCCTCTAACGAATGGAGGGCTAACGTTGCCCTTGGAGGAACTCCAACTCCTCTGGAGGTTGACGACGCGCTTAAGGAAACAGTGTTGAAGGCAGTTAAGGTGATAAATGGCGAGTTTGTCTCAATTGACGTGTTGGAACATCAGTCTAGGGGATACGTTATTAACGAGCTTAATGACGTTCCTGAGTTCAAGGGGTTCATGCTTGCCACAGGGATAGATGTGCCCAACAGGCTGGTAGATTACATAAAGGAAAAGTTTTCCTAATCCTGATCCACCTTTCCCACAACTTCCGCAAGGAACACGTCGTGTCTGGTATCTTCCAGGATTTTTCTCATGGCATCGACTTTCTGCCTGAGCCCGGGAACCAGGGATTTTGGGTACTCCAGTTTCCAGAGTATGTCGTAGAGGTTCTCCATTTCCTCTAGAATTTCTCTTCCCCTTGCCTTATCTCCCTTTCTAAGGCTCTCCAGCGCTGCCCTCCTCATTTCGCCTAGTGCGTCAGCCAACCCGGTGATGTAGTAGATGTCCGGTATTCCAAGGTCCCTGGGCAAGTTCAAAGGTAGGTTGAAATAGAAGGAGAGCACTACGCTCGCTTCGCTGATCTCCTGAAAGGCAACTCCAACGTCCCCAAACAGGAGTTCGGGGAAGTTCTGTACAATGTTCTTAATCTCCTCAACTCTCTTCCTAGCTTGACCATACTTCTCCAGAGCCTCATCTCTCCTGCCCCTATGACTTAGGGATATGGTCTCTCCAGAATACCTGATCACCTCCCTAGATATCTGGAGCAGGCGTTCCCTGTTCTCGAATCTCGACATCAACTTCTCTTCCACAGAGGAAATATACTCGTTTATTTTGTCGGTTATCATGGTGATCATACACTAGGTCTGAATTAAAGGCTTTCTAGACCTTGGCCTGCTTAGAAACTACAAAATTTAAATTACTTATACAATATAAGCACCCATGACTGAAAAGGTATCTGTAGTTGGAGCAGGAGTTATAGGCGTAGGTTGGGCGACCCTTTTTGCGTCTAAGGGATACAGCGTCTCTCTCTACACCGAAAAGAAGGAAACCCTAGACAAGGGAATAGAGAAGCTAAGGAACTACGTTCAGGTGATGAAGAACAACTCCCAGATAACCGAGGACGTCAATACCGTGATCTCGAGGGTTTCTCCCACCACGAATCTGGATGAGGCCGTTAGGGGAGCCAACTTCGTCATTGAGGCAGTTATTGAGGATTATGACGCAAAAAAGAAAATCTTTGGATACTTGGACAGCGTCCTTGACAAGGAGGTTATACTAGCTAGCAGTACTTCAGGTCTCCTCATAACAGAGGTTCAGAAGGCAATGTCCAAGCACCCTGAGAGGGCGGTGATAGCCCATCCCTGGAATCCACCCCACCTTCTACCGCTTGTCGAGATAGTTCCAGGAGAGAAGACCAGTATGGAAGTGGTGGAGAGGACGAAGTCCCTCATGGAGAAGCTGGACAGAATAGTAGTGGTGCTCAAGAAGGAGATTCCGGGTTTCATAGGGAACAGGCTCGCCTTTGCTCTTTTCCGAGAGGCCGTATACCTTGTAGACGAGGGTGTGGCCACTGTGGAGGACATCGACAAGGTAATGACAGCGGCAATTGGACTCAGATGGGCCTTCATGGGTCCGTTCCTCACATACCATCTAGGTGGTGGAGAAGGAGGGCTTGAGTACTTCTTTAATAGGGGTTTTGGGTACGGTGCTAACGAATGGATGCATACCCTGGCAAAATACGACAAGTTCCCCTACACTGGGGTTACGAAAGCGATACAGCAAATGAAGGAATACTCCTTCATAAAGGGTAAGACTTTCCAGGAAATTTCGAAGTGGAGGGACGAAAAGCTCCTGAAGGTATACAAACTAGTTTGGGAAAAATAATCACTCTTTTTCCTTGAACTCGAGGATACCCATGTTCTCTAGGAGGCCTGAGTCCGTAACATCGAAGAGGATGGCCTCTGTCTCCCCTGTGTTTGTGTGGCTGTGAACAGCGTTGGCTGGAACCACGAACACATCTCCCTCATTCCAGTGAAATATTTCTCCGTCTATCTCCGAGTAACCCCTTCCCCTTACTACCAGGTATATCGAGGCCATGTTGTGGGAGTGGGGCTTGGTGCTGACCCCAGGCTTGATGTACTGAAAACCGGCCATCATGTTAGGTGTGAGACCCCTTGACCTCCCGGTGCTGGGCGAGAAAAACATGACCTTAGCAACCCCAGGTTCTACCTGACCCCTTTCTGCCAGCTTCTCTAGAAGGGTAAGGGTGGGACCAAACCTTATGACCTTGGGCTTTACCTTAGGAGCAGGTTCCGTATTCTCCATGAAGACGACTACCTTTAAATCGTCTCCCTCTATCTCCTTAACTATGTCACTCACATCCCTTTTTAGTTCGGATTGTAGATCCTTTCTAACGAGAAGTTTGGACATTGGATTTAAAGAGTATAAACAGTATAAAAAGGTGTCTTACAATGAAGAAGGATTGTATTATAAAATCCGGGTATGAGACCTGTGTGGAGATTTGTGGTAGGTTAATCTGTGATGAAGTCACGGTAAAGGAATACGCCGAGATATGTGAGAAGTGCAATAATGGGGATAAAAGAGCTTGTCTAACGCTTTACTCCAGGTATGGTTGCTGGAGTTCCTCGGGATGGTGGCTATAACCCACGCAGTTCTACCTGCTAAGATAGTAGGAGATAACTAGCATTA from Metallosphaera sedula DSM 5348 harbors:
- a CDS encoding translin family protein, with the translated sequence MITDKINEYISSVEEKLMSRFENRERLLQISREVIRYSGETISLSHRGRRDEALEKYGQARKRVEEIKNIVQNFPELLFGDVGVAFQEISEASVVLSFYFNLPLNLPRDLGIPDIYYITGLADALGEMRRAALESLRKGDKARGREILEEMENLYDILWKLEYPKSLVPGLRQKVDAMRKILEDTRHDVFLAEVVGKVDQD
- a CDS encoding cupin domain-containing protein — protein: MSKLLVRKDLQSELKRDVSDIVKEIEGDDLKVVVFMENTEPAPKVKPKVIRFGPTLTLLEKLAERGQVEPGVAKVMFFSPSTGRSRGLTPNMMAGFQYIKPGVSTKPHSHNMASIYLVVRGRGYSEIDGEIFHWNEGDVFVVPANAVHSHTNTGETEAILFDVTDSGLLENMGILEFKEKE
- the lysX gene encoding lysine biosynthesis protein LysX; the protein is MKVALIVDIVRQEEKLLVKALNDKQVSYDVINVAQEPLPFNRALGRYDVAIIRAVSMYRSLYAAAVLEGTGVHTINSTDVISVAGDKILTYSKLFRAGIPVPQSIIAMSPDSVMKAYEQIGFPLIDKPPIGSWGRMVSLIRDIIEGKTIIEHREMMGNSALKVHIVQEYITGKNRDIRCIVMGNELLGCYARNIPSNEWRANVALGGTPTPLEVDDALKETVLKAVKVINGEFVSIDVLEHQSRGYVINELNDVPEFKGFMLATGIDVPNRLVDYIKEKFS
- a CDS encoding 3-hydroxyacyl-CoA dehydrogenase family protein, with product MTEKVSVVGAGVIGVGWATLFASKGYSVSLYTEKKETLDKGIEKLRNYVQVMKNNSQITEDVNTVISRVSPTTNLDEAVRGANFVIEAVIEDYDAKKKIFGYLDSVLDKEVILASSTSGLLITEVQKAMSKHPERAVIAHPWNPPHLLPLVEIVPGEKTSMEVVERTKSLMEKLDRIVVVLKKEIPGFIGNRLAFALFREAVYLVDEGVATVEDIDKVMTAAIGLRWAFMGPFLTYHLGGGEGGLEYFFNRGFGYGANEWMHTLAKYDKFPYTGVTKAIQQMKEYSFIKGKTFQEISKWRDEKLLKVYKLVWEK